The proteins below come from a single Plectropomus leopardus isolate mb unplaced genomic scaffold, YSFRI_Pleo_2.0 unplaced_scaffold5398, whole genome shotgun sequence genomic window:
- the LOC121939646 gene encoding betaine--homocysteine S-methyltransferase 1-like: protein MWGSGLEMHTKPWVRARARRDYWEKLKPASGRPLCPSMSAPDGWGVTKGHADLMQQKEPTSQAQLKVLFDKADKCH from the exons ATGTGGGGCAGTGGTCTGGAGATGCACACCAAGCCTTGGGTCAGAGCGAG GGCCCGTCGTGACTACTGGGAGAAGCTGAAGCCTGCGTCCGGCCGTCCTCTCTGCCCATCCATGTCCGCACCCGATGGGTGGGGCGTCACCAAAGGCCACGCTGACCTGATGCAGCAGAAGGAGCCCACCTCCCAGGCGCAGCTGAAGGTTCTCTTCGACAAGGCCGACAAATGCCACTGA